In the Ruminococcus sp. OA3 genome, one interval contains:
- a CDS encoding sodium:alanine symporter family protein yields the protein MEKAAEILRRIDDIVWGPAMIIFILGTGIWLMIKMRFLPVRNLGYALKCVLGRDSRTKDDSDGDISSFSSLMTELAATIGTGNIVGVATAMVLGGPGALLWMMLSALTGFSTKFAESMLSVKYRVVNEQGEISGGPMYTMRQAFPNRRMGQLFGTLFALFAVFASFGIGNMTQSNSIAAAMKETFGISEGLTGLAATLFAIFAILGGIKSISRVTQILVPCMAVFYMAGALAVIFMNIENLPGGIAAIVTMAFSPRAAAGGMGGTLVVSAQQALRWGVSRGVFSNEAGLGAAGISAAAANTDDPVRQGYISMTGVFFDTIVICLVTGLALAASGVLGMTDASGELVTGSALTIAAFSTTFGNWGGYLVSIGIALFAFATIIAWEYQGEKAFEFLVKKPKYCIVYRFLYALAVFLGATCALDVVWDFSDIMNALMAVPNLICVLLLSKTVTDEIIKHQKLIK from the coding sequence ATGGAAAAAGCCGCGGAAATTTTAAGACGGATTGATGATATCGTGTGGGGCCCGGCGATGATCATTTTTATATTGGGGACGGGAATCTGGCTGATGATCAAAATGAGATTCCTGCCGGTCCGCAACCTGGGCTACGCATTGAAGTGTGTACTCGGGCGGGATTCCAGAACGAAGGATGACAGCGACGGAGACATCTCGTCTTTCTCCTCACTGATGACGGAGCTGGCCGCAACGATCGGAACAGGCAACATCGTGGGCGTGGCGACTGCAATGGTCTTAGGCGGTCCGGGGGCGCTGCTCTGGATGATGCTTTCTGCACTGACTGGCTTTTCCACGAAATTCGCAGAGAGCATGTTGTCAGTCAAATACCGGGTCGTCAATGAACAGGGCGAGATATCAGGCGGACCGATGTATACGATGCGACAGGCATTCCCAAACCGGAGGATGGGCCAGCTGTTCGGTACGCTGTTTGCGTTATTTGCTGTGTTTGCTTCTTTTGGCATTGGGAATATGACACAGTCCAACTCGATCGCAGCGGCAATGAAAGAGACTTTTGGGATATCGGAGGGGCTGACAGGTCTGGCAGCCACCCTGTTCGCGATATTTGCCATCCTTGGAGGCATCAAGTCCATTTCCCGCGTGACTCAGATTCTCGTACCGTGTATGGCAGTTTTCTATATGGCTGGTGCGCTGGCAGTCATCTTCATGAATATAGAGAACCTTCCGGGAGGAATTGCCGCGATCGTCACGATGGCATTTTCACCCCGGGCTGCCGCCGGGGGAATGGGAGGCACGCTGGTCGTATCCGCACAGCAGGCATTGCGTTGGGGGGTATCCAGAGGTGTATTTTCCAATGAGGCCGGTCTTGGGGCGGCAGGGATAAGTGCGGCGGCTGCGAATACCGATGATCCCGTACGACAGGGATATATCAGTATGACGGGTGTATTTTTTGATACAATCGTTATCTGCCTGGTGACAGGTCTTGCATTGGCTGCTTCAGGCGTACTGGGGATGACAGATGCTTCCGGGGAGCTGGTGACAGGATCTGCCCTGACCATAGCAGCTTTTTCTACAACCTTTGGGAACTGGGGAGGCTATCTGGTCAGTATCGGTATCGCACTGTTTGCATTTGCGACGATCATCGCCTGGGAATATCAGGGTGAAAAGGCCTTTGAGTTTCTTGTAAAGAAGCCGAAATACTGTATTGTCTATCGCTTTTTGTATGCATTGGCTGTGTTCCTGGGAGCCACCTGTGCGCTGGATGTGGTGTGGGATTTTTCGGATATTATGAATGCGCTGATGGCGGTCCCGAATCTGATCTGTGTGCTGCTGTTGTCAAAAACTGTGACCGATGAAATAATAAAACACCAGAAACTGATAAAGTGA
- a CDS encoding aminopeptidase: protein MTVNKKSIWTEYNEDQKQELNEICEKYKDYLTTGKTERECVSIMIKEAEACGYRNLKSIIQAKEKLNPQDRVYIEKMGKSVLFFQVGEESLEQGMNILGAHIDSPRLDVKQVPLYEKSELAYLDAHYYGGIKKYQWLAIPLAIHGVVVKKDGTVVNISIGEKESDPVFVMSDLLVHLSSKQMKQNAGTFIDGEQMDLLIGNMPIGAEEKESVKLCALNILSEAYGIAEEDFMSAELEIVPAGAARDCGLDRSMVMGYGQDDRVCAFTSFMAMMELKKARKTCCCILTDKEEIGSVGATGMHSRFFENAVAELLECSEDYSELRLRRALENSKMMSSDVSAAYDPMYADVFEDKNSAYFSRGIVLNKYTGSRGKSGSNDANPEYIAALRAILDKNGVYYQTAELGRVDAGGGGTIAYIMANYGMNVIDCGVAVLCMHAPWEVASKADIYEAVKCYRSFLKEA from the coding sequence ATAACAGTGAATAAGAAAAGTATATGGACTGAATATAATGAAGATCAGAAGCAGGAACTGAACGAAATATGTGAAAAGTACAAAGATTATCTGACCACAGGAAAGACTGAGCGGGAATGCGTCAGCATTATGATAAAAGAAGCAGAAGCATGCGGCTACCGTAACCTGAAGAGTATCATTCAGGCAAAAGAAAAACTGAATCCGCAGGACCGGGTTTATATCGAAAAAATGGGGAAATCCGTTTTGTTTTTTCAGGTAGGGGAGGAGAGTCTGGAACAGGGAATGAATATCCTGGGTGCACATATCGATTCTCCGCGCCTGGATGTAAAACAGGTTCCTCTCTATGAAAAATCAGAGCTTGCATATCTGGATGCCCATTATTACGGCGGCATAAAAAAATATCAATGGCTTGCGATCCCACTTGCGATTCACGGGGTTGTTGTAAAGAAGGACGGCACCGTTGTTAATATATCAATCGGGGAAAAAGAATCGGATCCCGTATTTGTCATGTCAGATCTTCTCGTGCATCTTTCCTCCAAACAGATGAAACAGAATGCCGGCACATTTATAGACGGAGAGCAGATGGATCTTCTGATCGGCAATATGCCGATAGGCGCAGAGGAGAAGGAGAGCGTAAAACTCTGTGCGCTGAATATCTTAAGTGAGGCATACGGCATCGCAGAAGAAGATTTTATGTCCGCTGAACTGGAGATTGTGCCGGCCGGCGCAGCCAGGGACTGCGGTCTTGACCGCAGTATGGTGATGGGTTACGGACAGGATGACCGGGTGTGTGCATTCACTTCCTTTATGGCGATGATGGAACTGAAAAAAGCCAGAAAAACCTGCTGCTGTATTCTGACGGACAAAGAAGAGATCGGCAGTGTCGGTGCAACAGGCATGCACTCACGCTTTTTTGAGAATGCTGTTGCTGAATTACTGGAATGCTCAGAGGATTATTCTGAACTCAGGCTCAGACGGGCTCTTGAGAATTCCAAAATGATGTCATCGGATGTCAGTGCGGCATATGATCCAATGTACGCAGACGTATTTGAAGACAAAAACTCTGCATATTTCTCACGCGGCATCGTGCTTAATAAATATACGGGGAGCCGCGGAAAAAGCGGCAGCAATGATGCAAATCCGGAGTACATCGCAGCTTTGCGCGCGATCCTGGATAAAAACGGTGTCTATTACCAGACAGCAGAACTCGGCAGGGTAGATGCAGGAGGCGGCGGGACGATCGCCTATATCATGGCGAACTATGGAATGAATGTTATCGACTGCGGGGTGGCGGTACTCTGTATGCATGCACCGTGGGAGGTTGCAAGCAAAGCCGATATCTATGAGGCAGTAAAATGCTATCGCAGTTTTTTGAAGGAAGCTTAG
- a CDS encoding hemolysin family protein, with product MDDGSSPLPGGLIFLIFTIVSVVMNTFRAALLNISESNAEKEAETGNEKYAYMLRLVEEPFLLNSTAQVVTMLFGMAAGLFVVRRFSGYFHGIVMPYITSTPGWVISGILIVLILLVFSISVGYLAPQKIGSYHAESCAVKLVGAVRLIIMLMTPVTFFLNKAANGLVRLFGIDPYHYQDDVTEDEIIDLVDEAHEQGVILESEAEMIQNIMAFGDKTARDIMTHRKNVNAIEASTTLGEAMAFMLENSNTRYPVYHETIDNIIGIIHMKDAAIQMIEHNQQDAPVCEIKNLVRYVGFIPETRNIDSIFKAMQAKKVHMTIVIDEYGQTSGIVTMEDILEEIVGNILDEYDDSDDFIQPQFDDSMLMDGLTPLEQVGEVLGLDFDDQEFETLNGYLTSLLGHIPTEEDKEVEAFGYCFQILVVEDNIIQKLRVTKGHVC from the coding sequence ATGGACGATGGCAGTAGCCCTTTACCTGGGGGTCTGATTTTTCTTATTTTTACGATCGTAAGTGTTGTGATGAACACCTTTCGCGCGGCACTTTTGAATATCAGTGAAAGTAACGCTGAAAAAGAGGCGGAGACCGGAAATGAAAAGTACGCTTATATGCTGCGGCTTGTAGAAGAGCCCTTTTTGCTGAACAGTACGGCACAGGTCGTTACAATGCTGTTCGGCATGGCTGCCGGGCTTTTTGTTGTCCGGAGGTTTTCCGGCTATTTTCACGGAATTGTTATGCCATACATAACCAGTACTCCGGGCTGGGTGATATCCGGAATTCTCATCGTACTGATACTGCTGGTTTTTTCCATTTCTGTGGGATATCTTGCACCACAGAAAATAGGATCTTATCATGCGGAAAGCTGTGCAGTGAAACTTGTCGGTGCAGTTCGTCTGATCATTATGCTCATGACACCGGTTACATTCTTTTTGAATAAGGCTGCAAACGGACTTGTGCGCCTGTTCGGCATCGATCCTTACCATTACCAGGATGATGTCACAGAAGATGAGATCATCGATCTTGTAGATGAAGCACATGAACAGGGGGTTATCCTCGAAAGCGAAGCCGAGATGATTCAAAATATCATGGCCTTCGGCGATAAAACAGCACGCGATATCATGACACACAGGAAAAATGTCAATGCCATCGAAGCATCAACAACGCTCGGTGAAGCGATGGCATTTATGCTGGAAAACAGCAATACGCGTTATCCGGTATATCATGAAACGATTGATAATATCATCGGCATCATTCACATGAAAGATGCTGCCATTCAGATGATCGAGCACAATCAGCAGGATGCCCCTGTCTGTGAGATTAAAAATCTTGTCAGATACGTGGGATTCATTCCGGAGACACGGAATATTGACTCAATTTTCAAAGCCATGCAGGCAAAAAAAGTACATATGACGATCGTCATCGATGAGTATGGACAGACCTCCGGTATCGTGACGATGGAAGATATCCTGGAGGAGATCGTCGGAAATATCCTGGACGAGTACGATGACAGTGATGATTTTATTCAGCCGCAGTTTGATGACAGTATGCTGATGGACGGGCTTACTCCGCTGGAACAGGTAGGAGAAGTTCTGGGGCTGGATTTTGACGATCAGGAGTTTGAAACGCTGAACGGATATCTGACCTCGCTGCTCGGTCATATCCCGACGGAAGAGGACAAGGAGGTGGAAGCGTTTGGTTACTGCTTTCAGATTCTGGTGGTAGAAGACAATATCATACAAAAATTACGGGTAACGAAAGGACATGTCTGCTGA
- a CDS encoding YebC/PmpR family DNA-binding transcriptional regulator gives MSGHSKFANIKHKKEKNDAKKGKIFTIIGREIVVAVKEGGPDPANNSKLRDVIAKAKANNMPNDTIDRGIKKAAGDANASDYEYITYEGYGPNGIAIIVDALTDNKNRTAANVRSAFTKGNGNIGTPGCVSFMFDKKGQIIISKEECEMDADDLMMIALDAGAEDFSEEEDSYEVLTAPDDFSAVREALESGNIPMASAEVTMIPQTWVELDDETAVKNLQKTLDLLEDDDDVQYVYHNWDE, from the coding sequence ATGTCTGGACATTCAAAATTTGCAAACATAAAACACAAAAAAGAAAAAAATGATGCGAAAAAAGGGAAGATTTTTACCATTATCGGTCGTGAGATCGTGGTAGCTGTCAAGGAAGGCGGACCGGATCCGGCCAACAACAGCAAGCTGCGCGATGTGATCGCAAAGGCAAAGGCTAACAACATGCCGAATGATACCATTGACCGTGGAATTAAAAAAGCAGCGGGAGACGCGAATGCCTCTGACTATGAGTATATTACCTATGAAGGGTATGGGCCGAATGGCATTGCCATCATCGTTGACGCGCTGACAGACAACAAAAACCGGACAGCGGCAAATGTGAGAAGCGCATTTACAAAGGGAAACGGAAATATCGGAACACCCGGATGTGTATCTTTTATGTTTGATAAAAAGGGCCAGATCATTATTTCAAAAGAAGAATGTGAGATGGACGCGGATGATCTGATGATGATTGCACTCGATGCAGGTGCGGAAGACTTTTCAGAGGAAGAGGACAGCTATGAGGTATTGACAGCCCCCGATGATTTTTCAGCGGTACGCGAAGCACTTGAAAGCGGCAACATTCCGATGGCGTCTGCAGAAGTGACAATGATCCCGCAGACCTGGGTTGAGCTTGACGACGAAACCGCAGTCAAAAATCTGCAGAAAACCCTGGATCTGCTGGAGGATGACGATGATGTACAGTACGTATATCACAACTGGGACGAGTAA
- a CDS encoding type II toxin-antitoxin system PemK/MazF family toxin translates to MVIKRGDIFYADLRPVVGSEQGGIRPVLIIQNDIGNKHSPTVICAAITSKMNKAKLPTHIEIDASSYAIVKDSVILLEQLRTIDKQRLKDKVCHLDADLLRQVNKALCISLELST, encoded by the coding sequence GTGGTTATTAAACGCGGTGATATCTTTTATGCGGACTTAAGACCGGTAGTAGGAAGTGAGCAGGGCGGTATACGTCCTGTGCTGATCATACAGAATGATATAGGAAACAAGCACAGCCCGACAGTGATCTGTGCTGCGATCACATCCAAGATGAACAAGGCAAAACTGCCTACGCACATTGAAATTGATGCGTCATCGTATGCGATTGTTAAAGATTCCGTTATTTTGCTGGAACAGCTTCGTACAATCGATAAACAACGGTTAAAAGATAAAGTGTGTCATCTGGATGCAGATCTGCTGAGACAAGTCAATAAGGCGCTTTGTATTAGTCTTGAACTTTCTACATAA
- a CDS encoding ATP-dependent Clp protease proteolytic subunit — MENTTKTGNMAELESSIQLLTIIGEIEGHEALPERSKTTKYEHILPRLAMVEDNDRIEGMLVLLNTVGGDVEAGLAIAEMIASLGKPTVSLVLGGGHSIGVPLAVSSDYSFIVPSATMVIHPVRSNGMFIGVAQSYRNIEKTQDRITEFVSGHSNISQQRLEELMLDTGMLVKDVGTMLDGKEAVREGLIDEVGGISKALAKLRELIEQEKQNA, encoded by the coding sequence ATGGAAAATACAACAAAGACCGGTAATATGGCAGAACTGGAGTCAAGTATACAGCTGCTGACGATTATCGGTGAGATTGAAGGTCATGAAGCGCTTCCTGAGCGCTCTAAGACGACGAAATATGAACATATCCTTCCTCGCCTTGCGATGGTGGAGGATAACGATCGTATCGAGGGAATGCTGGTCCTCCTGAATACTGTAGGAGGAGATGTGGAAGCCGGCCTTGCCATCGCAGAGATGATTGCGTCTCTTGGCAAACCGACCGTTTCCCTTGTACTGGGGGGAGGCCATTCGATCGGTGTGCCGCTTGCCGTTTCTTCGGATTACTCTTTTATCGTACCGAGTGCAACCATGGTGATTCATCCGGTGCGTTCCAACGGCATGTTCATCGGTGTTGCACAGTCCTACCGCAATATTGAGAAGACGCAGGACAGGATCACGGAATTTGTATCCGGGCACTCCAATATTTCACAGCAGCGTCTGGAAGAGCTGATGCTGGACACGGGAATGCTGGTTAAAGATGTTGGAACAATGCTTGACGGAAAAGAAGCCGTCCGTGAAGGACTGATCGATGAGGTCGGAGGGATCAGCAAGGCTCTCGCAAAACTCCGGGAACTGATTGAACAGGAAAAACAGAACGCATAA
- a CDS encoding ClC family H(+)/Cl(-) exchange transporter: MKKDTTSTIKRAERFQIILIGEGILVGAAAGLVVMLYRICLEKAGEWLPVILDNAKQSPLRMAGWFLILLLLAFTVGRLLKCEPMISGSGIPQLEGEMTGKLDQKWWRVLPAKFLGGFLCLLGGLALGREGPSIQIGAMVGKGISKGMDRGRTEERFLLTCGASAGLSAAFHAPLAGVMFSLEEVHKNFSVSVLLSVMTASLTADFLCSAILGSESVFQFGIENALPQRYYWMILLLGVILGLLGAFYNWFTLKVQMLYSNAKFLNSTMKLMIPFICAGILGFTCPELLGSGHALIEHLTANDALLGTVLLILAGRFVFSAVSFGSGAPGGIFFPLLVLGGFIGGAYATAGVQYFGMDPVYINNFVLLAMAGYFAAIVRAPLTGIILIFEMTGSLSQMLSLSIVSVMAYITATLLRSKPIYESLLERLLKKQGQTVSEEQGQKMLVNYVVHHGSRLEEVLISEIDWPRNCLLVAIQRGTEELIPKGRTKLLAGDVIVTMMDERDHAAVHDKMERLCCEMF, from the coding sequence ATGAAGAAAGATACTACCAGCACGATCAAACGTGCAGAACGTTTCCAGATCATTCTGATCGGCGAGGGGATACTGGTCGGTGCGGCCGCCGGTCTCGTGGTAATGCTATACCGCATATGTCTGGAAAAAGCAGGAGAATGGCTGCCAGTCATTCTGGATAATGCAAAGCAGTCGCCGCTTCGTATGGCCGGCTGGTTTCTGATCTTACTGCTGCTGGCGTTTACCGTCGGCAGATTATTAAAATGCGAACCAATGATCTCAGGAAGCGGAATTCCGCAGCTGGAAGGGGAAATGACAGGAAAACTGGATCAGAAATGGTGGAGAGTGCTGCCGGCCAAGTTTCTGGGCGGTTTTCTGTGTCTTCTGGGAGGGCTGGCACTTGGGCGTGAAGGCCCCTCAATTCAGATCGGTGCCATGGTCGGCAAAGGAATTTCAAAAGGAATGGACCGTGGAAGGACGGAGGAACGGTTTCTGCTGACATGCGGTGCGAGCGCCGGATTATCAGCCGCATTTCACGCGCCTCTCGCAGGCGTCATGTTTTCGCTTGAGGAAGTACATAAGAACTTTTCTGTTTCGGTGCTGTTGTCTGTCATGACGGCATCCCTTACGGCAGATTTTTTGTGTTCTGCGATTCTTGGCTCAGAGTCAGTCTTTCAGTTTGGAATAGAAAATGCCCTGCCGCAGAGATATTATTGGATGATACTGCTTCTCGGTGTGATCCTGGGACTCTTGGGGGCGTTTTATAACTGGTTTACTTTAAAAGTCCAGATGCTGTACAGCAATGCAAAGTTTCTGAATTCCACCATGAAATTGATGATTCCTTTTATCTGTGCGGGAATTCTGGGCTTTACCTGTCCGGAACTTCTCGGAAGCGGACATGCTCTGATCGAACATCTGACGGCAAATGATGCATTGCTGGGAACTGTGCTGCTTATCCTGGCAGGACGTTTTGTCTTTTCGGCAGTCAGTTTCGGCTCCGGAGCGCCCGGTGGTATTTTCTTTCCGCTGCTGGTGCTTGGCGGTTTTATCGGAGGCGCATATGCGACGGCCGGCGTACAGTATTTTGGAATGGATCCGGTCTATATCAATAACTTTGTACTGCTCGCAATGGCAGGGTACTTTGCCGCTATAGTACGCGCACCGCTCACCGGAATCATCCTTATCTTTGAGATGACGGGATCCTTAAGTCAGATGCTTTCTCTGTCGATCGTATCTGTGATGGCGTATATCACAGCGACCTTGCTGCGGTCAAAACCAATTTATGAAAGTCTTCTGGAACGCCTGCTGAAGAAACAGGGGCAGACGGTCTCAGAAGAACAAGGGCAGAAAATGCTGGTGAATTATGTGGTGCATCACGGTTCGAGACTGGAGGAGGTATTGATCAGTGAGATTGACTGGCCCCGGAACTGTCTGCTGGTGGCAATACAGCGCGGTACAGAAGAACTGATTCCCAAAGGCAGAACGAAGCTGCTGGCCGGGGATGTGATCGTCACCATGATGGACGAAAGAGACCATGCGGCTGTCCATGATAAAATGGAGCGGCTGTGCTGCGAGATGTTTTGA